The following are encoded together in the Lathyrus oleraceus cultivar Zhongwan6 chromosome 3, CAAS_Psat_ZW6_1.0, whole genome shotgun sequence genome:
- the LOC127128233 gene encoding uncharacterized protein LOC127128233, with protein MADWGPIFVSVVLFILLTPGLLFQIPGRGRFIEFGNFQTSGLSILIHAMLYFALVCIFFLAIGIHMYAG; from the coding sequence ATGGCAGATTGGGGTCCTATTTTTGTGTCAGTGGTGCTCTTCATTCTCTTGACTCCTGGATTGCTTTTTCAAATACCTGGTAGAGGAAGGTTTATAGAGTTTGGAAACTTTCAAACTAGTGGATTGTCTATACTCATTCATGCTATGCTCTACTTTGCTCTTGTTTGCATCTTCTTCTTAGCTATTGGAATTCACATGTATGCGGGTTGA